From Zingiber officinale cultivar Zhangliang chromosome 5B, Zo_v1.1, whole genome shotgun sequence, the proteins below share one genomic window:
- the LOC121985226 gene encoding glucan endo-1,3-beta-glucosidase 14-like — protein MPAARPRRPLLDCCLVIVILLHGTMNVQAFIGTYGINYGRIADNLPPPESVVTLLKAAKIKNVRIYDADHSVIHAFKGSGIELIVSIPNEHLKDYNVYEDHAMSWVKENVEAFLPDTHIKGIAIGNEVLGGSDQELEEALFGAMKNVYNALKRLQLEDKVEVSTAHSAAVFANSFPPSYCTFREDMLVYLKPILEFSSRINSPFYINTYPFLAYKSDPEHIDIKYALFQPNSGVHDAKTGLHYDNMFDAQIDATYAALEAAGYPNMEVRISETGWSSSGDENEAGATVQNARMYNYNLRKRLLKKKGTPFRPKMVVKAYVFALFNENLKPGPSSEKHFGIFNADGSISYSIGFTGLRPSSASSQLLSLKDLRRQRWLAPYTIVLAYCVAIILVFTI, from the exons ATGCCCGCCGCGCGCCCTCGTCGTCCGCTCCTCGACTGCTGTCTCGTCATCGTCATCCTGCTTCACG GTACTATGAATGTTCAAGCTTTTATTGGAACATATGGCATAAACTATGGTAGGATTGCTGACAATCTTCCTCCACCTGAAAGTGTGGTCACTCTCCTAAAAGCTGCAAAAATAAAGAATGTGAGAATCTATGATGCTGACCACAGTGTCATTCATGCTTTCAAAGGATCTGGGATCGAGTTAATTGTGTCAATTCCCAATGAGCATTTGAAAGACTATAATGTATATGAAGATCATGCTATGAGCTGGGTCAAAGAAAATGTGGAGGCATTTCTGCCTGATACTCACATCAAAGGAATTGCAATTGGCAATGAGGTTTTAGGTGGTTCAGATCAGGAACTAGAAGAAGCTCTTTTTGGTGCCATGAAAAATGTGTATAACGCACTCAAGAGACTTCAATTAGAAGATAAAGTTGAAGTCTCAACTGCACATTCAGCTGCTGTTTTTGCTAATTCTTTCCCTCCCTCATATTGTACATTCAGAGAAGATATGCTTGTTTACTTGAAACCCATTCTGGAGTTCTCTTCACGGATTAATAGCCCCTTCTATATCAATACTTATCCATTCTTGGCTTACAAAAGTGACCCTGAGCATATTGATATCAAGTACGCCCTTTTCCAGCCTAATTCTGGCGTTCATGATGCAAAAACTGGGCTTCATTATGATAACATGTTCGATGCTCAAATAGATGCAACTTATGCTGCTTTGGAAGCTGCAGGTTATCCTAATATGGAAGTCCGGATTTCAGAGACAGGTTGGTCTTCTTCTGGGGATGAAAATGAAGCTGGTGCTACTGTGCAGAATGCAAGGATGTACAATTATAATCTACGTAAACGACTTCTCAAGAAGAAAGGGACTCCGTTCAGGCCAAAAATGGTGGTTAAGGCTTATGTGTTTGCACTGTTCAATGAGAATCTAAAGCCTGGCCCAAGCTCTGAGAAGCATTTCGGGATATTTAATGCTGACGGGAGCATATCATACAGCATTGGCTTTACAGGCCTTCGGCCCTCAAGTGCATCTTCACAACTCTTATCCTTGAAG GATCTTCGAAGACAAAGATGGTTAGCACCATACACGATTGTTCTCGCATACTGTGTAGCAATCATTCTGGTTTTCACTATTTGA